One Amaranthus tricolor cultivar Red isolate AtriRed21 chromosome 1, ASM2621246v1, whole genome shotgun sequence DNA window includes the following coding sequences:
- the LOC130825502 gene encoding uncharacterized mitochondrial protein AtMg00310-like, whose product MRLRVLFKIFGGVLRVQMLAFCGKLESRCVVLNKCDGGLGFKDIENLNDALSAKQFWRLHCVPNSLFAWALKVKYFPDVSIWESLVGHNPSYVWRSIWSVRHIVDKGSRWCIGDGKCIQIWKDSWVAGFGSGKIISPRHGLNDSAIDVTIVLNTSF is encoded by the coding sequence ATGAGGTTGAGagtattattcaaaatttttggtGGGGTACTTCGAGTTCAGATGTTGGCATTCTGTGGAAAGCTTGAAAGCAGGTGTGTTGTCCTAAATAAATGCGATGGAGGTTTGGGTTTCAAGGACATTGAAAATCTTAATGATGCGTTATCAGCAAAACAGTTTTGGAGGCTTCATTGTGTTCCCAATTCTCTTTTTGCTTGGGCTTTGAAGGTCAAGTATTTTCCGGACGTGTCTATTTGGGAGTCTTTAGTCGGTCATAATCCCAGTTATGTGTGGAGGAGTATTTGGAGTGTTCGACATATTGTCGATAAAGGGTCTCGTTGGTGTATTGGGGATGGTAAATGCATTCAGATTTGGAAAGACTCTTGGGTTGCTGGATTTGGATCTGGAAAGATCATTTCTCCTCGCCACGGCCTTAATGATAGTGCTATTGATGTGACTATAGTGCTCAATACTTCTTTTTGA